From one Cydia strobilella chromosome 24, ilCydStro3.1, whole genome shotgun sequence genomic stretch:
- the LOC134752021 gene encoding zinc finger protein 32-like — MDFESAVLFFEEVPDQIEVEVETSETFLLDPLLDHNYNLTEPRPPSKIPNNVKIRELKALYHCGICGYATLKKDAMQAHSLTHKKPEQPVPKRRCIPCPSCNIKEKFEKCPECSYYTKRKASLKIHMSMHMKEKPYKCTECDHRVKTLKELIQHFKTRCHLCNCSTKRKGGLVRHSLQCSMKLKT, encoded by the exons ATGGATTTTGAAAGCGCTGTGTTGTTTTTTGAAGAAGTGCCTGATCAGATAGAGGTGGAAGTAGAAACAAGCGAGACTTTCCTGCTTGATCCGTTATTGGACCACAACTATAA CTTAACTGAACCGAGGCCACCATCAAAAATACCCAACAATGTCAAAATACGGGAGCTAAAAGCACTGTACCACTGCGGCATATGCGGCTATGCAACGCTAAAGAAGGATGCAATGCAGGCTCACTCGCTCACACACAAGAAGCCAGAGCAGCCGGTACCGAAGAGACGGTGCATTCCGTGCCCGAGCTGTAACATTAAGGAGAAATTTGAGAAGTGTCCGGAGTGTAGTTATTATACTAAGAGGAAGGCGAGTTTGAAGATACACATgag CATGCATATGAAGGAGAAACCTTACAAGTGCACGGAGTGTGATCACCGTGTGAAAACTCTGAAGGAATTAATACAACACTTTAAAACCAG GTGTCACCTGTGCAACTGTTCGACGAAGCGGAAGGGCGGCCTGGTGCGGCACTCGTTGCAATGTAGTATGAAATTAAAAACGTGA